In Leguminivora glycinivorella isolate SPB_JAAS2020 chromosome 17, LegGlyc_1.1, whole genome shotgun sequence, the DNA window catctaAATCTAGTATGGGACAGATATAAACAGCACTTATTTACTTAATGAAAGAAGGTATTACATTTTTATAGATTCCTTCCTATAAATAAAATGGATCAATATGTATAAGATGGTTAAGGTTATGTAGATGTAACAGTAATCTctatataatacatacaaacataaccTTCAATTAtgttataagacattcttagaTACTTCAGACATAGCATAGTATGCTTCCTTCAGAATCCATCTAGATAAGTAAACTAATCGGTAATGTAAATAGAGCTTGAATAGAGTGTACTTACAAGAAAATGCTGTCAAAATTGCCCTCTTGTTCAACATATTTGAGCACATGTTCCACCATAAGAGTCCCAATGCCCAATCTTCTGTATGGGTACAGGCACCCTAGCGTCATTATGTACAATCTCCGGGAGTTCTCCGACGTGTCTATCCTACAGCACACTGCGCCCACCACGATATCATTGTAGTAAACCAGCTTCGCCAGTTCACCTGCCTCCAATACATCCTTGTAGAACTTATCGTTGTATGACACGGGGAATACAACTGTGTTTAGCTTTTTTAGTTGCTTTATATTGTGAGGCGTCACATCGCCTAGTTCTATTTTAGCTCTGAAAAGCAAAGGTAATCTTTTATAGCAGATATGAGGGATTGAAATCAGACATACCTATTCCAAACCAAAATCTCTTATCTATATGGTGACAAAGATATATGA includes these proteins:
- the LOC125235132 gene encoding probable N-acetyltransferase san, giving the protein MTRAKIELGDVTPHNIKQLKKLNTVVFPVSYNDKFYKDVLEAGELAKLVYYNDIVVGAVCCRIDTSENSRRLYIMTLGCLYPYRRLGIGTLMVEHVLKYVEQEGNFDSIFLHVQVNNEGAIDFYKKFGFEIVETKEHYYKRIEPADAHVLQKTIRQPQSAPLSNGTVPHAKTNGHD